A portion of the Drosophila innubila isolate TH190305 chromosome 3L unlocalized genomic scaffold, UK_Dinn_1.0 0_D_3L, whole genome shotgun sequence genome contains these proteins:
- the LOC117788893 gene encoding BCL2/adenovirus E1B 19 kDa protein-interacting protein 3 isoform X2 yields MIGLPQSWIELSNTAAMAGIKSPDRITPLPFSNGEEYLRLLREAQRESNQSSRVVSLASSRRDTPRDSPKSPPNSPQSEQCPDDELRNVYINYWTKAGDKQNNDNGDWLQNWNRGVEEQPPKDWKFERSTDGDEDEKKKTTGYSIRLKRLGANSLFSREILYSLLVTNVLSLLLGAGFGLWLSKRGILLTRVVID; encoded by the exons ATGATTGGTTTGCCAC AATCTTGGATTGAACTAAGCAATACAGCTGCCATGGCTGGCATTAAGAGTCCCGACAGAATCACTCCGTTGCCTTTCAGCAATGGCGAGGAATATTTGCGACTGTTGCGCGAGGCGCAACGGGAATCAAATCAGTCCAGTCGCGTCGTATCCTTGGCCAGTTCCCGACGTGACACTCCCCGAGACAGTCCTAAGAGTCCACCAAACAGTCCACAATCGGAGCAGTGCCCGGATGATGAGTTGCGGAATGTATATATCAATTATTGGACTAAG GCGGGtgataaacaaaacaacgaTAATGGCGATTGGCTGCAAAACTGGAATCGCGGCGTTGAAGAGCAGCCACCAAa AGATTGGAAATTCGAGCGTTCCACTGATGGGGATGAGgatgagaagaagaagactaCGGGTTATTCCATACGCTTAAAGCGACTGGGCGCCAATTCGTTGTTCTCCCGCGAAATTTTATACTCGCTGCTGGTTACCAATGTTCTATCGCTGCTCCTTGGCGCCGGATTTGG aTTGTGGCTGAGCAAGCGCGGTATACTCCTTACCCGCGTGGTCATTGACTGA
- the LOC117787599 gene encoding nuclear transcription factor Y subunit gamma isoform X1 has product MVLTNFECWAHGESADAVNFETGPAARNSSVVDPFNARVVSHIASASNGYYGYAIVNNDNNNNSCNNNNIQAMQVNDVDAAQDVAASAAAAASAAAARCKKRCFGMDMEMDNLTAVKRCRFDEADLVAQYCNDFFSLPATQMIGTQACLMEYDNDVQQQQQQQHQTHQLQQQEQQQQQHPRIFQHYQGHLHRANRDTAHNENKNNSSCSSSDDNKNCPKIIYN; this is encoded by the exons atggttttgacaaatttcGAGTGCTGGGCACATGGCGAGTCCGCCGATGCTGTCAATTTCGAAACTGGGCCGGCGGCGCGCAATTCGTCTGTTGTGGATCCATTCAATGCACGTGTCGTTTCTCACATTGCATCCGCCTCGAATGGATACTATGGCTATGCAATTGTAaataatgacaacaacaacaacagctgcaataacaacaacatacagGCTATGCAAGTCAATGATGTTGACGCTGCGCAAGacgtcgctgcctctgctgctgccgctgcctctgcagcagcagcgcgtTGCAAGAAACGCTGCTTTGGAATGGACATGGAGATGGACAACTTGACGGCCGTCAAGCGATGCCGTTTTGATGAAGCCGATCTGGTAGCTCAGTATTGTAACG ATTTCTTTTCTCTGCCTGCCACACAAATGATTGGTACACAGGCTTGTCTCATGGAATATGACAATGatgtgcaacaacagcagcagcaacaacatcagacgcatcaactgcaacaacaagaacaacaacagcagcagcatccacGCATCTTTCAACATTATCAAGGTCATTTGCATCGCGCTAACCGTGAT ACAGCCCACAAcgagaacaagaacaacagcagctgcagcagcagcgacgacaacaaaaattgtccaaaaataatatacaactAG
- the LOC117788500 gene encoding uncharacterized protein LOC117788500, with product MLFAAAAASANKTVRIGAATVPPPLPLPPPASTSLPAALLQDHQLTIINNNNYCSQPQPGERISGTVKSIGSAIAAPAKLEIMEAMKKLDADLVALFATAGEPAMEQLKKQQQQLWSEQELSEQELPAVVNGELDQDQATPELFNHVNALQLHLEALTLQAEGTKRMELLQSEVRPIFTVECQLSDELINAVPRAPMFHIMQFESEKFQSLTQCTRFGQTQQREVHLPKRDMDQEMGNIHFTIWWREPGTCLNEMLGMGCLPLAELYQASLLEQCKCIAIQRRDVHLASLYLKISLRADQQLMLFKALANETNNNNNGSSSNNNNSYHSAAAAGEYCPAFSFAANNKNNNSNNESNNSKAASTLPPPSKNNNNNKASLESDNFMAETTKVRLLRGYIYASETRQLSPADANGCKELVLQPFWQPQPLCVQMSPQGDFQLQEQFAIINDEKFLHSVERQHLVVELRPLGGKVKLPLHQFYIAYKDASITNHLCKGKLPVISIDGWTPILHPETQAQLGELKVLLAIGSESQIAQLKQLRGFDPDNNQQPLRRTTDLLDMLQNALSAPATTAPAKPAATAPSTGSQLSFTLHIVRAAGLPLNPGYGKSGKKQAKRQAAAKRFPPNEPPNTYVTFQALSCNAQTYKSHEGLVYATPIVERSTTPQWNSKFQVTVAADYLSNTQKLFVLKLWKKTALSAGTSTEPTPLEDAIIGFAALNLNRSSTGGFPSGWHNIVDFNGRVTGGLEIHVQPLPGGATSTGNVDSAIDQFEQSLELRHLQLGQAIKRKFTELEQISNRLRTRLVDVTGESLQSPQFDVDAALDNWLPDEMQQCHEDDELVADFERALRTPTPPPAASDAAESTTLTAATPTAQSPPPAEAGKE from the exons ATGCTAttcgccgctgccgctgccagcGCTAACAAAACCGTACGAATTGGAGCTGCGACAGTGCCAccaccgctgccgctgcccccTCCAGCGTCGACCTCGCTGCCGGCTGCACTGCTGCAGGATCATCAGTTGaccatcatcaacaacaacaactactgtTCTCAGCCGCAGCCGGGCGAGCGCATTTCAG GTACAGTCAAGTCAATCGGATCAGCAATTGCTGCGCCAGCTAAACTCGAGATAATGGAGGCCATGAAGAAATTGGATGCGGATTTGGTGGCACTATTTGCCACTGCTGGGGAGCCAGCAATGGAGCAGctgaagaagcagcagcagcaactctgGTCGGAGCAGGAACTCTCGGAACAGGAGTTGCCAGCTGTCGTCAACGGGGAACTGGATCAGGATCAGGCTACCCCGGAGCTCTTCAACCATGTTAATGCATTGCAGCTACATTTGGAGGCGCTCACTCTGCAGGCGGAGGGAACCAAACGCATGGAGTTGCTTCAAAGCGAAGTTCGTCCCATTTTCACCGTGGAGTGTCAACTGTCGGATGAACTAATTAACGCAGTGCCACGTGCTCCCATGTTCCACATCATGCAATTCGAATCGGAGAAATTCCAATCTCTCACCCAATGCACGCGTTTTGGACAAACCCAACAACGGGAGGTGCATCTGCCCAAGCGGGACATGGATCAGGAGATGGGCAACATTCATTTTACAATCTGGTGGCGTGAACCGGGCACCTGTCTCAACGAGATGCTCGGCATGGGATGTCTGCCTCTGGCCGAGCTCTATCAGGCATCCTTGCTGGAGCAATGTAAATGCATTGCCATTCAACGTCGTGATGTCCATTTGGCCAGTTTGTATCTCAAGATTAGCTTGAGGGCCGATCAACAGCTTATGTTGTTCAAGGCATTGGCCAAtgagaccaacaacaacaacaacggcagcagcagcaacaacaacaatagctacCACAGTGCAGCTGCCGCAGGTGAATAT TGTCCTGCTTTCTCTTTTGCAgccaacaataagaacaacaacagcaataacgaGAGCAACAACTCAAAAGCCGCTTCCACGCTGCCGCCGCCatctaaaaataacaacaataacaaagccTCATTGGAGAGCGATAATTTCATGGCCGAGACGACCAAAGTGCGTCTGCTACGTGGCTATATCTATGCCAGCGAGACGCGTCAATTGTCACCTGCAGATGCCAACGGTTGCAAGGAGCTGGTGTTGCAACCATTCTGGCAACCGCAACCTCTGTGCGTCCAAATGAGTCCACAAGGTGACTTCCAGCTGCAGGAACAGTTTGCCATCATTAACGATGAGAAGTTTCTGCACAGCGTGGAGCGGCAGCATCTGGTTGTGGAATTGCGTCCACTTGGCGGCAAGGTGAAGCTGCCACTGCATCAATTCTACATTGCCTACAAAGATGCCAGCATTACGAATCATCTGTGCAAGGGCAAG CTGCCCGTCATCTCCATTGATGGTTGGACGCCTATTTTGCATCCCGAGACGCAGGCACAGCTGGGCGAGCTTAAGGTGCTTCTGGCAATTGGCAGTGAGTCGCAAATAGCCCAATTAAAGCAACTGCGTGGCTTTGACCCGGATAATAATCAACAGCCGCTGAGACGCACCACTGATCTGCTGGACATGCTGCAGAACGCACTCAGTGCTCCTGCAACGACTGCTCCAGCAAAGCCCGCTGCCACTGCACCCTCGACTGGCAGTCAGTTGAGCTTCACATTGCATATTGTGCGCGCTGCCGGATTGCCTTTGAATCCGGGCTATGGCAAATCCGGCAAAAAGCAGGCCAAACGTCAGGCGGCTGCCAAACGTTTTCCGCCCAACGAGCCGCCCAACACGTATGTGACCTTTCAGGCGCTCAGCTGCAATGCACAGACTTATAAGTCGCACGAGGGCTTGGTCTATGCCACGCCCATTGTGGAACGTTCAACAACACCGCAATGGAACAGCAAATTCCAAGTTACAGTTGCCGCCGATTATCTAAGCAAT ACCCAAAAGCTTTTCGTTTTAAAGCTTTGGAAGAAGACAGCATTGAGTGCCGGCACAAGCACAGAGCCGACGCCTCTGGAGGATGCCATTATTGGTTTTGCCGCCTTGAATCTTAATCGAAGCAGCACTGGGGGATTTCCCAGCGGTTGGCACAATATTGTTGACTTCAATGGTCGTGTAACGGGCGGTTTGGAGATTCATGTGCAGCCGCTGCCAGGTGGCGCCACCTCAACGGGCAATGTTGACAGTGCCATTGATCAGTTTGAGCAATCCCTGGAACTCCGGCATTTGCAGCTGGGCCAGGCTATTAAGCGTAAGTTTACGGAGTTGGAGCAAATCTCGAATAGATTGCGTACGCGTCTAGTTGATGTAACCGGAGAGTCGTTGCAATCTCCACAGTTCGATGTGGATGCCGCATTGGACAACTGGCTGCCAGACGAAATGCAGCAGTGTCATGAGGATGATGAGCTGGTTGCGGATTTTGAGCGTGCATTGCGCACACCAACGCCACCGCCAGCTGCATCAGATGCAGCAGAGTCGACAACATTAACAGCGGCCACACCCACCGCACAAAGTCCTCCTCCAGCCGAGGCTGGCAAGGAATAG
- the LOC117787592 gene encoding glutaminyl-peptide cyclotransferase isoform X2, whose protein sequence is MLSLQLHRIRQYLWPSLCLQVALLATSVKGQATADYLVGRKQNVYNPSQLSESQFLEYSNLSDRQHLREAVQNILIPRVVGTGNHTIVRQYIVDSLRDLDWHVELNSFHDRAPIVGDLHFHNIIATLNPQAERYLILACHYDSKYMPDVEFVGATDSAVPCAMLLNLAKVLQKQLKPLQSAKLSLMLLFFDGEEAFDQWGPKDSIYGARHLAKHWEKEGKLDRIDMMVLLDLLGAPDPAFYSFFANTELWYMRLADLEQRLSEQSLLERYANSGVLQRDSSRYFQSQALRSGHVEDDHIPFLRRNVPILHLIPMPFPSVWHTQHDNESVIDYATTNNLALIIRLFTLEYLLGGK, encoded by the exons ATGCTATCGCTCCAGCTTCACAGAATACGACAGTATTTGTGGCCTTCTTTATGCCTGCAGGTAGCCTTATTAGCCACCTCAGTTAAAGGACAAGCCACAGCTGATTATTTGGTTGGCCGCAAACAG AATGTCTACAATCCCAGTCAGCTTTCCGAGTCGCAGTTTTTGGAGTACAGCAATTTATCGGACAGACAACATCTACGTGAAGCtgtgcaaaatattttaataccccGTGTGGTTGGCACGGGAAATCACACAATTGTGCGGCAATATATTGTTGATAGCCTCAGGGATCTGGACTGGCATGTGGAGCTCAATAGTTTCCATGACAGGGCACCAATTGTTGGAGATTTGCATTTTCACAACATTATCGCAACGCTTAATCCGCAGGCGGAACGTTATCTGATTCTTGCCTGTCACTATGACAGCAAATATATGCCGGATGTGGAATTTGTGGGTGCCACCGACTCGGCAGTACCCTGTGCCATGCTCTTAAACCTGGCCAAGGTGTTGCAGAAGCAGCTTAAACCACTTCAATCGGCCAAACTTAGCTTGATGCTGCTCTTTTTTGATGGCGAGGAGGCGTTTGATCAATGGGGTCCCAAGGATTCGATATATGGTGCCAGGCATTTGGCCAAACATTGGGAGAAGGAGGGCAAATTGGATCGCATTGATATGATGGTGCTGCTCGATCTGCTGGGTGCACCAGATCCCGCCTTCTATAGCTTCTTCGCCAACACCGAGCTGTGGTATATGCGATTGGCGGATCTCGAGCAGCGTCTCTCGGAGCAATCGCTGCTGGAGCGCTATGCCAACAGTGGTGTCTTGCAACGTGATAGTTCACGCTACTTTCAGTCACAAGCTCTGAGGAGCGGCCATGTCGAAGACGATCATATACCATTCCTTCGTCGGAACGTACCCATCCTACACCTAATACCAATGCCCTTCCCCAGTGTGTGGCACACACAGCACGATAACGAGAGCGTGATCGATTATGcgacaacaaacaatttagcGCTGATTATACGACTCTTTACGCTGGAGTATCTGCTGGGCGGAAAGTAA
- the LOC117787592 gene encoding glutaminyl-peptide cyclotransferase isoform X1 yields the protein MRGLFGWGKTIVRNCSWTNAIRKILPNRSKQIYNLGVCFEAKDVNVYNPSQLSESQFLEYSNLSDRQHLREAVQNILIPRVVGTGNHTIVRQYIVDSLRDLDWHVELNSFHDRAPIVGDLHFHNIIATLNPQAERYLILACHYDSKYMPDVEFVGATDSAVPCAMLLNLAKVLQKQLKPLQSAKLSLMLLFFDGEEAFDQWGPKDSIYGARHLAKHWEKEGKLDRIDMMVLLDLLGAPDPAFYSFFANTELWYMRLADLEQRLSEQSLLERYANSGVLQRDSSRYFQSQALRSGHVEDDHIPFLRRNVPILHLIPMPFPSVWHTQHDNESVIDYATTNNLALIIRLFTLEYLLGGK from the exons ATGCGAGGTTTATTCGGTTGGGGCAAAACTATTGTGCGTAACTGTAGCTGGACAAATGCAATCCGGAAAATTCTGCCAAACCGaagtaaacaaatttacaatctAGGCGTTTGCTTTGAAGCAAAAGATGTG AATGTCTACAATCCCAGTCAGCTTTCCGAGTCGCAGTTTTTGGAGTACAGCAATTTATCGGACAGACAACATCTACGTGAAGCtgtgcaaaatattttaataccccGTGTGGTTGGCACGGGAAATCACACAATTGTGCGGCAATATATTGTTGATAGCCTCAGGGATCTGGACTGGCATGTGGAGCTCAATAGTTTCCATGACAGGGCACCAATTGTTGGAGATTTGCATTTTCACAACATTATCGCAACGCTTAATCCGCAGGCGGAACGTTATCTGATTCTTGCCTGTCACTATGACAGCAAATATATGCCGGATGTGGAATTTGTGGGTGCCACCGACTCGGCAGTACCCTGTGCCATGCTCTTAAACCTGGCCAAGGTGTTGCAGAAGCAGCTTAAACCACTTCAATCGGCCAAACTTAGCTTGATGCTGCTCTTTTTTGATGGCGAGGAGGCGTTTGATCAATGGGGTCCCAAGGATTCGATATATGGTGCCAGGCATTTGGCCAAACATTGGGAGAAGGAGGGCAAATTGGATCGCATTGATATGATGGTGCTGCTCGATCTGCTGGGTGCACCAGATCCCGCCTTCTATAGCTTCTTCGCCAACACCGAGCTGTGGTATATGCGATTGGCGGATCTCGAGCAGCGTCTCTCGGAGCAATCGCTGCTGGAGCGCTATGCCAACAGTGGTGTCTTGCAACGTGATAGTTCACGCTACTTTCAGTCACAAGCTCTGAGGAGCGGCCATGTCGAAGACGATCATATACCATTCCTTCGTCGGAACGTACCCATCCTACACCTAATACCAATGCCCTTCCCCAGTGTGTGGCACACACAGCACGATAACGAGAGCGTGATCGATTATGcgacaacaaacaatttagcGCTGATTATACGACTCTTTACGCTGGAGTATCTGCTGGGCGGAAAGTAA
- the LOC117787586 gene encoding zinc transporter 1: MPAKEGLQRCQPIPLYVVLVLSVCYLVIQLIFSHLTHALTLLLASYHMLCNILALAGCLLTIKHGRHNGTEKEKTPVAPIKNTNTTEDKITVVLTVSEVEEQQQLAKRESREQKLRNTFGWARIDILTMLIVFIILAALSFSLVVEALQTLVHIDHQDTMHLPIPVMMLGIVGLILNGLTYFLIGGYTLHQGSFLHLTPAGNVVLERSISSHSNLALKSTDRALTKSASNDRQLRESLEAEGGNVYFATKRQGAVEMLRDVSSTLFVIVCAAIVYVAEDEQHTAKFIDPVLSIFSCVLLVSLSYPYMKESCLILLQTIPASIDLEIFERTLVSKFPEIISYHDLHIWQLAANSYVATIHIQFQNPKLYLTIIEKVRGYFHEQGITEVTIQPEFYPSTNKNASASLECLMQCQAAECIEKVCCRDSRSDLREVSESPMPTPPKTKSCAELSTIVVDKPNELSVTQLMKRVQDVQMNEDPSLPVSPSSISLPATATTTTTPEAKSC, translated from the exons ATGCCCGCCAAAGAGGGATTACAAAGGTGTCAGCCAATACCACTCTATGTGGTATTGGTATTATCCGTGTGCTATTTAGTAATACAGCTGATCTTCAGTCATTTGACACATGCCTTGACTCTGCTCCTCGCTTCCTACCACATGTTGTGCAACATTTTAGCACTGGCTGGTTGCCTACTAACAATTAAG CACGGCAGACACAATGGAACAGAAAAAGAGAAGACACCAGTGGCGCCCATTAAGAACACAAATACTACGGAGGACAAGATTACCGTGGTGTTAACCGTAAGCGAGGtcgaggagcagcagcaattggCAAAACGCGAGTCGAGGGAACAAAAGCTACGTAATACCTTTGGTTGGGCTCGCATCGATATTCTGACCATGCTGATCGTGTTCATCATATTGGCCGCGTTGTCCTTTTCGCTTGTTGTGGAGGCGCTGCAGACGCTGGTACACATCGATCATCAGGATACAATGCATCTGCCCATACCCGTGATGATGTTAGGCATTGTCGGTCTCATACTAAACGGCCTCACTTATTTCTTGATCGGTGGCTATACCCTGCATCAGGGCAGTTTTCTTCATCTGACGCCGGCCGGCAATGTTGTCCTGGAACGTTCCATTTCCAGCCATTCCAATTTGGCACTCAAGTCTACGGATCGTGCTCTGACCAAATCTGCGAGCAACGATCGTCAGTTGCGAGAATCGCTGGAGGCGGAGGGCGGCAATGTTTACTTCGCAACGAAGCGACAGGGTGCTGTCGAGATGCTGCGCGATGTGTCCAGCACCCTGTTTGTAATAGTCTGTGCGGCCATTGTCTATGTCGCTGAGGATGAGCAGCACACGGCCAAGTTTATAGATCCAGTTTTATCAATATTCTCTTGCGTTTTGCTGGTGTCATTGAGTTATCCATACA tgaAGGAATCCTGCCTCATTCTGCTGCAAACGATACCCGCCTCAATTGATTTGGAGATCTTTGAGCGGACACTGGTTAGCAAATTTCCGGAAATTATCAGCTATCACGATCTGCACATTTGGCAGCTGGCAGCAAACAGTTATGTGGCCACCATTCACATACAGTTCCAGAATCCCAAACTATATCTGACGATCATTGAGAAGGTTCGTGGATATTTCCATGAACAGGGAATCACAGAGGTCACCATACAGCCGGAGTTCTATCCGTCGACCAATAAAAATGCATCTGCATCTTTGGAATGCCTGATGCAGTGCCAGGCAGCCGAGTGCATTGAGAAGGTTTGCTGTCGGGATTCACGATCTGATTTACGTGAGGTTAGCGAAAGTCCAATGCCAACGCCGCCAAAGACCAAATCCTGTGCTGAACTAAGCACAATAGTTGTGGACAAACCCAACGAGTTAAGTGTAACGCAGCTTATGAAAAGAGTACAGGATGTTCAGATGAACGAGGATCCTTCGTTGCCTGTCTCTCCGTCCAGCATATCGCTGCCCgccactgcaacaacaacaacaacacctgaAGCCAAATCCTGTTGA
- the LOC117788893 gene encoding BCL2/adenovirus E1B 19 kDa protein-interacting protein 3 isoform X1 — MSTTPKSSEDLLGESWIELSNTAAMAGIKSPDRITPLPFSNGEEYLRLLREAQRESNQSSRVVSLASSRRDTPRDSPKSPPNSPQSEQCPDDELRNVYINYWTKAGDKQNNDNGDWLQNWNRGVEEQPPKDWKFERSTDGDEDEKKKTTGYSIRLKRLGANSLFSREILYSLLVTNVLSLLLGAGFGLWLSKRGILLTRVVID, encoded by the exons atgtctACGACACCAAAATCGTCAGAAGATTTGCTGGGTG AATCTTGGATTGAACTAAGCAATACAGCTGCCATGGCTGGCATTAAGAGTCCCGACAGAATCACTCCGTTGCCTTTCAGCAATGGCGAGGAATATTTGCGACTGTTGCGCGAGGCGCAACGGGAATCAAATCAGTCCAGTCGCGTCGTATCCTTGGCCAGTTCCCGACGTGACACTCCCCGAGACAGTCCTAAGAGTCCACCAAACAGTCCACAATCGGAGCAGTGCCCGGATGATGAGTTGCGGAATGTATATATCAATTATTGGACTAAG GCGGGtgataaacaaaacaacgaTAATGGCGATTGGCTGCAAAACTGGAATCGCGGCGTTGAAGAGCAGCCACCAAa AGATTGGAAATTCGAGCGTTCCACTGATGGGGATGAGgatgagaagaagaagactaCGGGTTATTCCATACGCTTAAAGCGACTGGGCGCCAATTCGTTGTTCTCCCGCGAAATTTTATACTCGCTGCTGGTTACCAATGTTCTATCGCTGCTCCTTGGCGCCGGATTTGG aTTGTGGCTGAGCAAGCGCGGTATACTCCTTACCCGCGTGGTCATTGACTGA
- the LOC117787601 gene encoding vacuolar ATPase assembly integral membrane protein VMA21 homolog codes for MSNKTKKGNGNGGDGGQSKMAKQRSQDSHDYSSFKVVLFYCSLIVFLPVVTFFALKGFVLDQFFSMSDVKVNIASAVGAVAALHVALGLYIYRAYFGGSDKKAAQSKQD; via the exons atgagcaACAAGACAAAGAAGGGCAACGGCAATGGAGGCGATGGTGGCCAAAGCAAAATGGCTAAGCAACGTTCTcag GACTCCCACGACTATAGTTCCTTCAAAGTGGTCCTGTTCTACTGCTCCCTCATTGTATTCCTGCCTGTAGTGACGTTCTTTGCCCTCAAAGGATTCGTACTGGATCAGTTCTTTAGCATGTCGGACGTGAAAGTAAACATTGCATCTGCGGTGGGCGCGGTTGCAGCGTTGCACGTTGCTTTGGGCCTGTATATCTATCGGGCCTACTTTGGCGGATCTGATAAAAAGGCTGCACAGTCCAAGCAGGATTAA
- the LOC117787496 gene encoding NADH dehydrogenase [ubiquinone] 1 alpha subcomplex subunit 9, mitochondrial: MAAIVLTRNMQLAKHHGSGVVGVLCMRGYAAAPPDAQDAPRPLKTTNLSAMKRGTGGRSSFNGIVATVFGASGFLGRYVCNKLGKQGTQLILPYRGDDSDVIRLKVCGDLGQVLFHFYNLEDPRSIRDAVKHSNVVINLVGRDYETKNFKFKDVHVNGAARLASICRDVGVERFIHVSSLNVEANPKPVYVSGGSPWLKSKYEGELQVRDAFPNATIIRPADIYGSEDRFLRYYAHIWRRQFRSMPLWRKGECTVKQPVFVSDVAQAIVNAAKDPDSAGRIYQAVGPKRYQLSELVDWFHRLMRKDQKRWGYQRYDLRYDPTFMWKVKFTNLICPGAPIAGLSVDRVEREYITDKVLPGVPTLEDLGVQLTNMEDQVPWELRPYRAALYYDAELGEFEAASPPKTIESRDELRLFA; this comes from the exons ATGGCTGCCATAGTACTAACTAGAAATATGCAGCTAGCAA agCATCATGGCAGCGGTGTCGTGGGAGTGCTGTGCATGCGCGGCTATGCAGCTGCTCCACCAGATGCACAGGACGCTCCACGTCCGCTGAAGACAACGAATCTGTCGGCAATGAAACGCGGCACAGGCGGACGCAGCAGTTTCAACGGGATTGTGGCAACCGTGTTCGGTGCCAGCGGCTTCTTGGGACGCTATGTGTGCAATAAGCTGGGCAAGCAGGGCACCCAACTGATATTGCCATATCGTGGTGATGACTCTGACGTGATTCGTCTAAAGGTTTGCGGTGATTTGGGACAAGTGCTGTTCCATTTCTACAATCTGGAGGATCCCCGTTCCATTCGGGATGCCGTCAAGCACTCAAATGTCGTCATCAATCTGGTGGGACGTGACTACGAGACGAAGAACTTTAAATTCAAGGATGTGCATGTGAATGGCGCTGCGCGTCTGGCCAG CATTTGCCGTGATGTTGGCGTGGAGCGTTTCATCCACGTTTCCTCTTTGAATGTCGAGGCCAATCCAAAGCCGGTGTACGTCTCCGGTGGCAGTCCATGGCTAAAGAGCAAATATGAAGGTGAATTACAGGTGCGTGATGCCTTCCCCAATGCCACAATCATTCGCCCAGCGGATATCTATGGCTCGGAGGATCGCTTCCTGCGCTACTATGCACACATCTGGCGTCGTCAGTTCCGTTCCATGCCACTGTGGCGCAAGGGCGAGTGTACGGTAAAGCAGCCCGTATTTGTTTCGGACGTGGCACAGGCTATTGTCAATGCTGCCAAGGATCCGGATAGCGCCGGTCGCATCTACCAAGCTGTGGG cccCAAACGTTACCAGCTGAGTGAATTGGTTGATTGGTTCCATCGCCTGATGCGCAAGGATCAAAAACGATGGGGTTATCAGCGCTACGATTTGCGTTACGATCCCACCTTCATGTGGAAGGTCAAGTTCACCAATTTGATTTGTCCTGGAGCACCCATTGCCGGTCTGTCTGTGGATCGCGTTGAGCGGGAGTACATCACCGATAAGGTGCTGCCTGGAGTGCCCACGCTGGAAGATCTGGGCGTTCAGCTGACGAATATGGAGGATCAGGTGCCATGGGAGCTGCGTCCCTATCGTGCTGCTCTGTACTATGATGCTGAATTAGGTGAATTCGAGGCAGCGTCGCCaccaaaaacaattgaatcGCGCGATGAGTTGCGTTTGTTTGCCTGA
- the LOC117787599 gene encoding protein kinase 4 isoform X2, whose translation MIGTQACLMEYDNDVQQQQQQQHQTHQLQQQEQQQQQHPRIFQHYQGHLHRANRDTAHNENKNNSSCSSSDDNKNCPKIIYN comes from the exons ATGATTGGTACACAGGCTTGTCTCATGGAATATGACAATGatgtgcaacaacagcagcagcaacaacatcagacgcatcaactgcaacaacaagaacaacaacagcagcagcatccacGCATCTTTCAACATTATCAAGGTCATTTGCATCGCGCTAACCGTGAT ACAGCCCACAAcgagaacaagaacaacagcagctgcagcagcagcgacgacaacaaaaattgtccaaaaataatatacaactAG